Proteins co-encoded in one Colletes latitarsis isolate SP2378_abdomen chromosome 2, iyColLati1, whole genome shotgun sequence genomic window:
- the LOC143347235 gene encoding putative endothelial lipase encodes MLAGLPWYVTAVGNTKIIGPQVARLVRWLDAQRAVPLSNLHVIGFSLGAEIAGFMGKALGRRKVGRITGLDPAYPLYMNSGREGHLTAADALFVDVIHTDGGHFGFPNPLGHVDFYPNGGRAIQPGCNLQSVIRRSISRLINQYIVCGHNRAWMFYAESVVNPFGFPASRCPRWRADIRANCMWTPDVLMGFAVQSTVRGKFYLRTNAEPPFAKNATGYIGK; translated from the exons TGGTACGTGACAGCAGTCGGGAACACGAAAATCATTGGACCCCAAGTTGCTCGTTTGGTGAGATGGTTGGACGCTCAACGAGCGGTCCCTTTGTCCAACTTGCACGTGATTGGTTTCAGTTTGGGCGCTGAAATCGCCGGGTTCATGGGAAAGGCGTTAGGCCGGCGaaaa GTTGGACGAATCACTGGGCTGGACCCAGCATACCCTCTCTACATGAACAGTGGCAGAGAGGGACACCTAACAGCGGCTGACGCGTTGTTCGTAGACGTGATCCACACGGACGGTGGCCATTTTGGATTTCCGAATCCTCTGGGCCACGTGGACTTCTATCCAAACGGTGGTAGagcgattcaaccaggttgcaatTTGCAAAGTGTGATACGTAGGAGCATTTCGCGACTCATCAATCAGTATA TTGTATGCGGACATAATCGAGCTTGGATGTTTTACGCGGAATCCGTGGTGAATCCTTTCGGGTTCCCTGCCAGTCGGTGTCCAAGATGGCGTGCGGATATTCGAGCGAATTGCATGTGGACCCCGGATGTATTAATGGGATTCGCGGTGCAATCTACAGTCAGGGGCAAGTTCTATTTGAGGACAAACGCAGAACCACCTTTCGCTAAGAATGCGACCGGATACATCGGGAAATGA